The Eleginops maclovinus isolate JMC-PN-2008 ecotype Puerto Natales chromosome 18, JC_Emac_rtc_rv5, whole genome shotgun sequence genome segment GCTGACTGGAACCGGTCCCAATCTGGTGCTCAAGGGCCAGATGAACCAGTGAGTGTTTACTCAAAGCTGTGGTTAGTAATGCTGCattacttttaatgtttttttcccaataCAATTATACacttactttttttgttttccttagaCTCTTCCCTGAAAATGGAGATGTGATTAACTTTGCCTCTTGGTTCGGCTTTGCCTTCCCTAACATGATCCTCATGCTCACACTGGCCTGGCTTTGGCTGCAGTTTGTCTTTATGGGATTCAAGTGAGTTTGATGATGGTTAAAGCCTAATTACAGTGACAGAGACTTGACTCAACATCAAAAAACTTTTACCTTATCAGTTGTGTGATTAAGTGTAAAAGTGACACAATGGTTTTTCCCCGTCTGATCACTCCAGCTTTAAGAAGACGTGGGGTTGTGGGGCTGTGAAGACAGAAAAGGACATTGCTGCTTATAATGTGATCCGTGAGGAGCACCGTCGGCTGGGGCCCATGTCTTTTGGAGAGATAAGTGTCCTGGGTCTCTTCACACTGCTGGTGGTGCTGTGGTTCACAAGAGAGCCAGGCTTTGTCAAGGGCTGGGCGACAGATATCTTCAACTCCAAAGCAGAGTGTGTAAACAAAAATATAGTTCATTTTCACATACACATGAATCTAGTATAGGACTTGTAAATGAGTGTTTTGAGGACACGTTTATATATCAGTTTGTTCATTCTATTCTCACTTCACTTCTCAGGTATGTGACAGATGCCACAGTGGCAATCTTCATTGCCatccttctttttgttttgccatCAAAACCCCCAAGTTTCTGTTCGAGGAGGACTCAAAGTTTTGACACAGGTGAGccattgttttggaaaaatatatagtatCTAGTTATATATCATAGTTATGCGTGTAAATAGCTAGACTATTGTACAATGATTCAATACTGACACTGAATTTATTGGATCTGTAGCACACCATCAAAATACTGGCCGGACTCCTCCTCTGCTCACCTGGAAAGTTGTTCAAAAGAAGTTACCATGGGGCATTGTACTTCTTCTAGGTGGAGGTTTTGCTCTTGCCAAGGGCAGTGAAGTAAGTGGCAGTGACAGTCAAAATGTTCATGGAGAATTGGGCATGGATCTTACACACAATATGACAAGAATAACACTATCTCTTGAAAGGGAagtcaataaatgtatttacattctGTAATTAcctttctatatatatttttttatttttgggggtcACGTCCCCTCTTAATTCAAATGGCTTTCTATAGGCAATGGATTCAAAGAATATGATGGATCAGCGTGTAATACAGTGAAACGGTTTAATATGAATCAGCCTCATTATTAACTCTCCCAATAACTTATCAGAGCTATTTTAAGCTTTAGCTATGCCAACAGAACATTTTCTACTACTGCTTGGCCAAATGTTCCCTCAACGTGTTGCTTCAAAAGATACTTTATATGATCACACATCTGAATGAAAGTATAAATACGCAAAACAAATGTTGGCTGTATAGATAACTACTGTTTTTTATTCCTGAAAAGAGTCTGACATTATTTTGTTGATATATAAAGGAATCTGGACTTTCAAAGTGGATGGGTGATCAAATGACTCCCCTACAACACATCCCTCCCTGGGCAATTGCTATCATCTTGTGCCTGCTGATTGCTACCTTCACAGAGTGCACCAGTAATGTTGCCACTGCAACGCTCTTCCTACCTGTCTTAGCCTCAATGGTAAGTTGTGAGTGAcggaaagtaaaacaaaaacaaaaaacgattGTGTTAGTTTGCAGTGTCAGTACTGGTTTCCCCAATTGGAGTGAAGCATTGAGACTACTCACGGTGGGAGCCGGCCTATTTTCACTTGTGTGGTTACCCATCTAGTTGGTCATTCAAGCAGGATGTGTTTGGTCCCCTTTCCCCGGGCCCCTCCTCCCATTAATAACTTGCCAAACAACCCAATTCAGCCCATTGCCTTGTTATGCTGCACGAAGAATGACATTACTGTGCCTGCCAGTCGAGCAATTGAGAGATGCCAAAGCCAGCACCAAGCTTGGCCATTCATATATATGTATTCAATTGAGTGCACAAGGGTGTCCAAGCCTTGTGTGAAGttagacatttaaagaaaacatagtGAAACAAATGATCTGATCAGTTACAAGAGAGGAGGTGACATTTTGTGGCTGTCATGGCTTGTGGTATGTCACCTCATGTGTCATCCTGTCAAGtgaattttttattatttaaatctgaCAAGACAAAACATTGCCATCATGGTGACCTGATATATAGCCTATAGTTTAAAAAACACTAACTATAAACTtcccctttgtttattttgagaACCAGAAATTACTGTGCACTTGTAAGCTACTGTGCTGTGGCATATGTAATTCTGTAGCAAATTCCACAGAGTaatgttttcttcatttttgtAGTCTGCCATTATCGCTACATCTGTGGAGCGCTTCTATTTTAGATATCATGACTCAGCTAGCTTACACGAATTACATCTTAATTACACCCACCTAATAAGAGTTCTCCCTCCGCACAGAATTGCACACATTTTACTCTGAGTTATGAGTCAGTGATTACGGTTGCAGAAAAATAGCCAGATGGAGGTATTTGTGATGAAAGCTTGGTTCATCCCTTTCTCTGACTCTTACAATTTCTGTGTGATTATTGCAGTCTCAGTCCATTGGAATCAATCCACTGTACGTCATGGTGCCTTGTACACTGAGTGCGTCTTTTGCTTTCATGCTACCTGTTGCCACGCCTCCAAACGCTATAGTCTTCTCTTATGGATACCTCAAGGTTTCTGACATGGTAAGTATGGCAGTgacttttttgtgtttgtacattaAATTATATGTTGCACATGCACAGTTGGCACTTTAGGGTCAATGTTACACAGCAAGGACAGCTGAACTCATGTGTTCACTGGCAGTTTTAACCTAACTGTTAAAGGATTAACTTGACATTTAGGGAAATGCACTTCTTTGCATAGTCTTCATTACTATATCCCTAACAGGCAATGTTCCACTATTTAATATGATACATACTAAACTATCATTGCCTCCATCCTATTTTTTCTCATCTCTGTACATTATGTGACACAGATGCAAAAGCAATTTTATGAGCTCAGATTTATTCCAACAGACAATTTCAAtggcacaaacacattttaacagatTGTGATGTTAAattacacatttctgtttacTTTGCATGCAACCATTTCACTTTCTGTTAAACCACACTTTATACAGATGTTTGACAATGTAAGTAGTGAGGTTTAGATATGCTGGTAACACAATCCTTCTACCTATAGCAAGTCTTGCTGTTTTCCCTGCTTCTAGTCTTCATGCAAAGCTTAAATTAAAAAGCTTCTTACAGTATATGACAGAAATATATGAGAGTGGTTTCAATCAGCTGATCTAACTCCAAGCaagcaaaaacaataatttgCTAAAATGCCTAGctattgttttaacatttcaatGTTCTTGTCAATCAGGCCAGGACAGGAATAGTCATGAACATCATTGGCATTCTTTGTATAACATTGGCGATCAACACCTGGGCCAAGGCCATGTTTGACCTGGACACCTTCCCCGCCTGGGCCAATGTCACCATGGTGTGAGTTTGGTTCTGCCACAGAAGATGATCCATGCACAGCCTGCCCTCCCTACACCAGTGCCAGACCAAAACCCCTGGTCAGAGTGATAGCAGAGGAGCACATGGTGGACCGCATGCGTCCAATTGATGTTAGAGTACAACGCCCTCGAGGCTTGTTTTCATTGACACCTGAGTCTTGCTTgtaaaagaaagtgtgtttgaaaatgGTTGGGAATGACTGAAGATTAAGGAcatttttacgttttttttataatgaattTACACttaaaagaaagacacattACATTCATGTACCAGTATCACATAAATCCCATAGGGTCAGTGAAATCTAAAATTGAACAGCCAACAAAGGGGCTATTAATAAGGTAAAAGTTaattaaactgttttaaatagACATGAAACAATCTCATCTAAAAAGCCACATATAAGATTGTTACTTTGCTG includes the following:
- the slc13a5b gene encoding Na(+)/citrate cotransporter, which encodes MAFFKYLRSVKNEIILFSTPFLLLPLPLVIGTSEAECAFVIILMAVYWCTEVLPLAITALLPAILFPLFGIMQSKDVCMQYLKDTNLLFVGGLMVAVAVEHWNLHKRIALRVLLFVGVRPALLMLGFMGVTAFLSMWISNTATTAMMVPIVQAVLQQLNNSEAEIPQILSSEEPEQTSETDSKQAPQTEKQSEGQAPLVVTFLDAAVEDAMRKDAEEKLKMCKGMTLCVCYAASIGGTATLTGTGPNLVLKGQMNQLFPENGDVINFASWFGFAFPNMILMLTLAWLWLQFVFMGFNFKKTWGCGAVKTEKDIAAYNVIREEHRRLGPMSFGEISVLGLFTLLVVLWFTREPGFVKGWATDIFNSKAEYVTDATVAIFIAILLFVLPSKPPSFCSRRTQSFDTAHHQNTGRTPPLLTWKVVQKKLPWGIVLLLGGGFALAKGSEESGLSKWMGDQMTPLQHIPPWAIAIILCLLIATFTECTSNVATATLFLPVLASMSQSIGINPLYVMVPCTLSASFAFMLPVATPPNAIVFSYGYLKVSDMARTGIVMNIIGILCITLAINTWAKAMFDLDTFPAWANVTMV